The Deltaproteobacteria bacterium genome contains the following window.
AGGCCGCCACCACCCATCCGGGCACGGCCGCGCCGCCGATCCCGTACGCGAGCCACACGAGGCTGACCAGCGAGTAGGCCATCAGGATGTAGCCGCCCAGCACCAGCCATGAGCGCGGGTTGGGCTTGGTGAGCAGGTAGTAGAAGCGGTCGGGCCGCTTGAGGTCGAATACGAGAAGGCCTGTGGTGAGGCCGGTGAACACCAGCGCCAGCACCGGGCCCGTGATGTTCAGCAGCGGCCCGTCCTGGAGCCGTCCCAGGACCATCAGCAGCGCCGCCACCAGCAGCACGCCGGCGCCGATGGACTTGGTCCAGAGATAGGCGGCGATCTTCGACCCCCAGGGCCGCGGGTGCGGCACGTCGTAGACTTCGCGCGCGCCGCCGGGGACCGGGCTGCCGTGTCTCGAGGCCGAGAGGGCGTAGAGGTCTTCCCCCGGGTACTTGTCGGCCCAGAAGTGGGTGTCGGCGGTCTCGGTCATGGTGGGCTGGAGCGCGTCCTCCTCCACGCCGACGTAGAAGAGCTTGGGGTGGGTGCCCTTGTGCGGCTTGCGCAGCGACACCTTGCGCGTGGCCACGGTGCGGGAGATTCGGCTTTCCGGGTCGTCCAGATCGCCCGACAGGATGGCCTGGGTGGGGCACACCACCTCGCACGCGGGCTGCAGCCCCAGCTCGACGCGGTGCGCGCAGAAGTTGCACTTGGCCGCGGTGTTGTGGTCGGGGTCGATGTACAGGGCGTCGTAGGGGCAGGCCTGCATGCACGACTTGCAGCCGATGCAGCGGTCGTTGTCGAAGTCGACGATGCCGTTGGGGCTGCGGTAGAGCGCCACCGTGGGACAGATCTCGATGCACGGCGCGTCGTCGCAGTGGTTGCACCGGAGCACCGCGAAGTGGCGGCTCGTGGCCGGGAAGGCCCCCTTCTCGATGTACTTCACCCAAGTGCGGTTCACCCCCACGGGCACGTCGTGCTCGTCCTTGCACGCCACGGTGCAGGCGTGGCAGCCGATGCAGCGGTCCTGGTCGATGACGAATCCGTAACGCATGAAGTCCCTCCAAAGCGGGTATATATCCGCCGGAACTCGGGACAGTCAAACCGCCATGCGGCTTGCTTGACCGGGGCCAACCCGCTAGAACCCTCTGCCATGCCCAAGCTCCGCAGCCTCAGAGACGCCATCGCCCAGGAGGTCGAGGACGGCATGTCCGTGTTCATGGGGGCGGCTCTGGAGTCGCTGATTCCCTTTGCCGCCGGTTACGAGATCATCCGTCAGCGCAAGCGCGGACTGACGCTGATGACCACCATCTCGGACATGCAGTTCGACCAGCTCATCGGCGCGGGGTGCGCGGACAAGGTGTGCGGTGCCTGGGTGGGCAACGTGGCGGCGGGCCTCGGGCACAACTACCGGCGCGCGGTGGAACGCGGCGAGCCGGGGCCGCTGGCGGTGGAGAACCATTCCAACTTCTCCATGGCCCTGGGCCTCAAGGCGGCGGCCATGGGCGTGCCGTATCTGCCCACAAGAACACTCATGGGCAGCGACTTCGGGGAGGAGGCTTCGTTCGCCGGCGTGCGGTGTCCGTTCACCGGAGAGCGCTTGCTGGCGGTGCGGGCGGTGAAGCCCGACGTTGCGATTCTGCACGTGCAGCGGACCGACGAGGAGGGCAACGCCCACGTGTGGGGCAACCTGGGGGTCACCCAGGACGCGGCCATGGCGGCGGGCAAGGTGGTGCTTACCTGCGAGGAGATCGTGCCGCACGAGGTGATATTAAGCGACCCCAACCGCACGTTGATCCCGGGTTTCCTGGTGGCGGCGGTGGCCTGTGTTCCTTTCGGCTCCCACCCGTCGCCGACCCAGGGGTACAGCCGCCGCGACGACGACTTCTACTTCGACTATCATGCCAAGTCACGGGACCGTGCCGGATTCGAAGAGTGGCTGAACCACTGGGTGCTGGGGGTGGAAGGCCAAGACGGTTATATCGAGCGGCTCGGCACCGAACGGGTCGCGCGCCTCAAACCCGATAGCGACTCCATGGCGGCGCCGGTGAGCTATGGGTACTAGTGCCGCGTTCCAGGAAAGCTCCGATCGCCTGGGAATGGCGTCCTTCGACTTCGCTCCGCTACGCTCAGGACGAACGGAAAGAACTTCCACGCACCGTTCGTCCTGAGCGTAGCGGAGCGTCAGAGGAGCGAAGTCGAAGGGCCATTGAATCGCGGCGCTGGGAATGCTACCGGGTCTGGATCGGCGGCGGCGGAGGCATCGCGACCCTTCCGTGACGGCCCCGGATTAAGCTTGCCCCGGGTTTGACTTGGGGTCCGGGGTGACGACCCATGGACTACACGCGGCGAGAGCTCATGGTCATTGCAGCGGCGCGCGAGATTCGCGACGGCGAACGTGTCTTCGTGGGCATGCGCCTGCCGTTGCTGGGGTTCGCGGTGGCCAAGGAGTTGCACGCGCCCGCCGCCATCGGCATCTTCGAGAGCGGCGTGGTGCGGGACTGGCCGGCGTTGAAGCCCATCTTCACCATGAGCGATCCGCCCAACGTGGCCGGAGCGCTCTTCTGCTGCGGCCTCATCGAGGTCATGAGCCTGCTCCAGAGCGGGCGCGTGGAGATGGGGTTCATCGGTGGCGCCGAGGTCGATCGCCACGGCAACCTCAACACCCATTGGGTGGGAGACGACGGACGGCGGCTGCGGCTTCCGGGTAGCGGAGGGGCCGCGGACATCGCCACCCTGGCGGGACGGTGCGTCATCATCATGAACCACGAGCGGCGCCGTTTCGTGCCCCGGGTGCAATACATCACCTCCCCGGGTTACGGCGACGGCGCCGGCTGGCGCGAGCGGCGCGGCCTTTCGGGCGGTGGCCCGAGCCGCACCATCACCAGCCTCGGCATCTTCTCCTTCGACCCGGCGACGCGGGAGATGCAGATCGAGACGTATCATCCCGGTGTCACCGTGCAGGAGATCCGGGACGAGACCGATTGGCCGCTGAAAGCGGTACCGGACGTCAGGGAGACTCCGGAACCGTCCCGGGAGGAGATCCTGGCCGTGAGAAAGTACGACCCCGACGGCGTCTGGACATCCTGACGCACGCTACGGACTCCTGATCGAAACACCATGATCTTCGCCGTCCTCTCCGGTTTCGTCCTGGCCCTGCTGGCGCCGACCCTGTATCGGCTGAGCCCGCGCTGGTCGGGTGCCGTCTTCTCGATCTTCCCGGCGGTCCTGGCGCTCTATTTCCTGAGCCACATGGAAGCCGTGGTGGGCGGCGAAGCGGTCCGCGTCGCCTATCCCTGGATGCCGGCCATGGGGCTGGAGCTGTCGTTCAACCTGGACGGCCTCGGGCTCCTCTTCGCCCTGGCCATCACGGTGGTGGGGACGCTGATCATCGCCTACGCCGGCAGCTACCTTCACGGCCACCCGTCGCTGGCGCGCTTCTACCTGTTCATCCTAATGTTCATGGCGTCCATGCTGGGCGTCGTGCTGTCCGACAACCTCATCGCGCTGTTCATCTTCTGGGAGCTGACCAGCGTCACCTCCTACTTCCTCATCGGTTTCGAGCACGACAAGGACACCGCGCGGGCGGCGGCCCTGCAGGCGCTGATCGTCACCGGCAGCGGCGGCCTGGCGCTCATGGCCGGCGTGCTGCTCATGGGGCAGATCGGCGGCAGCTTCGAGATTTCTACCTTGGCCGCGGACAACGCCGCGCTGCAGGGACACCGGCTCTACCCGCTGGTGCTGGCGCTGGTGTTCGCCGGCGCGTTCACCAAGTCGGCGCAGGTGCCGTTCCACTTCTGGCTGCCGTCGGCCATGGAGGCGCCCACGCCGGTGAGCGCCTACCTGCACTCCGCCACCATGGTGAAGGCGGGAGTCTACCTGCTGGCGCGCCTGAGCCCGGTGCTGGGCGGCAGCGACATCTGGCTCTACGTGGTGACGGGCTTCGGCGCGGCCACCATGCTGGCGAGCGCGTACCAGGCGCTCTACCAGACCGACCTCAAGAAGATCCTCGCCTACTCCACGGTGAGCGTGCTGGGCACCCTCACCATGCTCATCGGCCTGGGCGACAAGCTGGCCATCAAGGCGGCCATGGTGTTCCTCATGGCCCACGTGCTCTACAAGGCCGCGCTCTTCCTGGTGGCCGGTTCCATCGACCACGAGACCGGCACGCGCGACATCCGGCAACTCGGCGGGCTGCGCAAGACCATGCCCATCATCTGCGCCGGCGCGGCGGTGGGCGCCCTGTCCATGGCCGGGCTGCCGCCGTTCTTCGGCTTCGTCGGCAAGGAGACGCTCTACGAGGCGGTCACCCACGGCAACCTGCCGGTGACCGTGGTCGCCGTGCTCACCAGCATGCTGCTGTTCGCGGTGGCGTGGCTGGCGGGAATCCGGCCGTTCTCGGGCGCGGAGACCCACACGCCGAAGCATCCCCACGACCCGCCCTGGACCATGTGGCTGGGGCCGGTTTTCCTGGGCTGCCTCAGCGTCCTGTTCGGCCTGGTGCCGGTCCTCCCCGAGGCGCTCCTGTCCGCGGCGGCGGGGTCGGTGCTCGGCAAGCCCGTGAGCTTCCATCTCGCCCTGTGGCACGGCTTCAACGCGGTGCTGGTGCTGAGCCTCGCGACCTTCGGCCTGGGCGTGCTGGTCTACTGGCAACTCGAGAACCTCAAGCGGGTGACCGAGTTCGCGTTGCCCGCGGTGCGTCGCGGACCGTCCCACTGGTACGCGTTGTGGCTGCGCTTCCTGAACTGGTCGGCGGTGGGCCAGACCCGGGTACTGCAGAACGGCTACCTGCGGCTGTATCTCGCCACCATCATGACCGTGACCGCGGTGCTCGCCTGGTACACCTTCCTGACGTACGGAGACGTCGCGGTGGTGGCCATGGACTGGGGCGACATCGGCGTGCACGAGTGGGTGGTGGGGCTGGTGGCGCTGGTGGGCGCCATCGCCACGGTGCGGGCGCAGACGTTCCTGCGCGCGGTCATGGCCCTGGGCGTGGTGGGCTACAGCGTGGCGCTGATCTTCGTGCTCTACGGCGCCCCCGACCTGGCCATGACGCAGTTCCTGATCGAGACCCTGTCGCTGATCCTGTTCGTGTTCGTGTTCTACTACATGCCCCCGTTCAAGCGGTTCTCCAGGCGCGTGGTGATGGTGCGGCATGCGGTGATCGGCACCGCGGTGGGCGCGTTCTTCACGCTGCTGGTGCTGGTGGCCACGTCGGTGCAGTGGCATCCCACCATCTCCACCTACTTCTCGGACAACTCGTACCTGATGGGGCAGGGGCGCAACATCGTCAACGTGATCCTGGTGGACTTCCGGGGCTTCGACACGCTGGGTGAGATCACCGTGCTGGCGGTGGCCGGCATCGGCGTGTACTCGCTCATCCGGTTGCGGCTCGGCAAGGGGAGGGGGTCGTGAACTCGCTGATTCTCAGGACGGCCAGCCGGTTCCTGCTGATCCTGCTGTTCCAGTTCTCCATCTTCCTGCTGCTGCGGGGACACAACGACCCCGGCGGCGGCTTCGTCGGCGGGCTGGTGCTGGCTGCGGCGCTGACGCTTTACGCCATCGCCTACGACGTGCGCTCCATGCGCCGCTTCCTGCCGTGCCGGGCGCAGACCATCATCGCCTGGGGGCTCTTGGCCGCGGCCCTGAGCGGCGTCTTCTCGATGTTCAAGGGGCAGCCGTTCATGACCGGCCAGTGGACGCACGTCTACATCTTCGGCCTGGACCTCCACCTGGGCACGCCGCTGCTGTTCGACATCGGCGTCTACCTGACGGTGGTGGGCGTGGTGCTCATCGTCATCATCAGCCTGGCGGAGGAAGTGGAGGAGGACGACTGATGGAAGCGCTCCTCGCCATCGTCATCGGCGTGCTCTATGCCTCGGGCGTCTACATGCTCATGCGCCGGAGCATCGTGAAGCTGATCATCGGGCTGGCGCTCCTGGCCCACGGCGCGAGCCTGCTGGTGTTCACCGCCGCGGGGCTGACGCGCGCGGTGCCGCCGGTGATCCCCTACGGAGAAAAGGCCGTCACCGGAGTGGCGGACCCGCTGCCCCAGGCGCTGATCCTCACGGCCATCGTCATCAGCTTCGGCGTGCAGGCGTTCGCCATGGTGCTGGCCTACCGCGCGTACCAGACCGTGGGCACGGACGACCTCGACGACATGAAGGCAACGGACACGTGAACTCGCTCATCGTCCTGCCCATATTGCTCCCGCTGCTGGTGGGGGCGGCCTGCGTCGTGGCGTGGCGCTACGTGGCCGCGCAGCGCATCCTCACCCTGGCGGGCAGCATCGTCTACCTCGCGGTCTCCGTCGTCCTGCTCGAACGCGTGGCCAGCGAGGGCATCCAGGCGGTGCAGAAGGGCGACTGGATGGCGCCCTTCGGCATCACGCTGGTGGCCGACATGTTCAGCGCCGCCATGGTGGCCACCACCGGCGTGGTGACGCTCGTGATCGTGGTCTACTCGCTGGGCAGCATGGACCGCCCCCGGGAGGCTTGGGGTTACTACCCGCTGTTCAACATCCTCATCATGGGCGTGTCCGGCGCCTTCCTCACCGGCGACATCTTCAACCTGTTCGTGTGGTTCGAGGTGCTGCTGATCT
Protein-coding sequences here:
- a CDS encoding Na+/H+ antiporter subunit C, whose translation is MEALLAIVIGVLYASGVYMLMRRSIVKLIIGLALLAHGASLLVFTAAGLTRAVPPVIPYGEKAVTGVADPLPQALILTAIVISFGVQAFAMVLAYRAYQTVGTDDLDDMKATDT
- a CDS encoding CoA-transferase, giving the protein MDYTRRELMVIAAAREIRDGERVFVGMRLPLLGFAVAKELHAPAAIGIFESGVVRDWPALKPIFTMSDPPNVAGALFCCGLIEVMSLLQSGRVEMGFIGGAEVDRHGNLNTHWVGDDGRRLRLPGSGGAADIATLAGRCVIIMNHERRRFVPRVQYITSPGYGDGAGWRERRGLSGGGPSRTITSLGIFSFDPATREMQIETYHPGVTVQEIRDETDWPLKAVPDVRETPEPSREEILAVRKYDPDGVWTS
- a CDS encoding putative monovalent cation/H+ antiporter subunit A, whose product is MIFAVLSGFVLALLAPTLYRLSPRWSGAVFSIFPAVLALYFLSHMEAVVGGEAVRVAYPWMPAMGLELSFNLDGLGLLFALAITVVGTLIIAYAGSYLHGHPSLARFYLFILMFMASMLGVVLSDNLIALFIFWELTSVTSYFLIGFEHDKDTARAAALQALIVTGSGGLALMAGVLLMGQIGGSFEISTLAADNAALQGHRLYPLVLALVFAGAFTKSAQVPFHFWLPSAMEAPTPVSAYLHSATMVKAGVYLLARLSPVLGGSDIWLYVVTGFGAATMLASAYQALYQTDLKKILAYSTVSVLGTLTMLIGLGDKLAIKAAMVFLMAHVLYKAALFLVAGSIDHETGTRDIRQLGGLRKTMPIICAGAAVGALSMAGLPPFFGFVGKETLYEAVTHGNLPVTVVAVLTSMLLFAVAWLAGIRPFSGAETHTPKHPHDPPWTMWLGPVFLGCLSVLFGLVPVLPEALLSAAAGSVLGKPVSFHLALWHGFNAVLVLSLATFGLGVLVYWQLENLKRVTEFALPAVRRGPSHWYALWLRFLNWSAVGQTRVLQNGYLRLYLATIMTVTAVLAWYTFLTYGDVAVVAMDWGDIGVHEWVVGLVALVGAIATVRAQTFLRAVMALGVVGYSVALIFVLYGAPDLAMTQFLIETLSLILFVFVFYYMPPFKRFSRRVVMVRHAVIGTAVGAFFTLLVLVATSVQWHPTISTYFSDNSYLMGQGRNIVNVILVDFRGFDTLGEITVLAVAGIGVYSLIRLRLGKGRGS
- the nrfD gene encoding polysulfide reductase NrfD, whose protein sequence is MRYGFVIDQDRCIGCHACTVACKDEHDVPVGVNRTWVKYIEKGAFPATSRHFAVLRCNHCDDAPCIEICPTVALYRSPNGIVDFDNDRCIGCKSCMQACPYDALYIDPDHNTAAKCNFCAHRVELGLQPACEVVCPTQAILSGDLDDPESRISRTVATRKVSLRKPHKGTHPKLFYVGVEEDALQPTMTETADTHFWADKYPGEDLYALSASRHGSPVPGGAREVYDVPHPRPWGSKIAAYLWTKSIGAGVLLVAALLMVLGRLQDGPLLNITGPVLALVFTGLTTGLLVFDLKRPDRFYYLLTKPNPRSWLVLGGYILMAYSLVSLVWLAYGIGGAAVPGWVVAACVVFGIGAAGYTAFLFAQAKGRDLWQSPLFFWHLIVQAVTAGAAVLILVGLAGGLDGGAMAALTTVLMVSLIITGGLVLGEVALTPISEDVRRATELLTRGALKEKFWGLFMAVGIVLPVIFLVWAGAQAEASWFLNPLAALLALAGLWAFESLWVEAGQSVPLS
- a CDS encoding CoA transferase subunit A translates to MPKLRSLRDAIAQEVEDGMSVFMGAALESLIPFAAGYEIIRQRKRGLTLMTTISDMQFDQLIGAGCADKVCGAWVGNVAAGLGHNYRRAVERGEPGPLAVENHSNFSMALGLKAAAMGVPYLPTRTLMGSDFGEEASFAGVRCPFTGERLLAVRAVKPDVAILHVQRTDEEGNAHVWGNLGVTQDAAMAAGKVVLTCEEIVPHEVILSDPNRTLIPGFLVAAVACVPFGSHPSPTQGYSRRDDDFYFDYHAKSRDRAGFEEWLNHWVLGVEGQDGYIERLGTERVARLKPDSDSMAAPVSYGY
- a CDS encoding Na+/H+ antiporter subunit B, with amino-acid sequence MNSLILRTASRFLLILLFQFSIFLLLRGHNDPGGGFVGGLVLAAALTLYAIAYDVRSMRRFLPCRAQTIIAWGLLAAALSGVFSMFKGQPFMTGQWTHVYIFGLDLHLGTPLLFDIGVYLTVVGVVLIVIISLAEEVEEDD